Proteins from a genomic interval of Kitasatospora kifunensis:
- a CDS encoding aldehyde dehydrogenase family protein, with product MAKNKKTEAELPKSGPLFDYAPAPESPAAAGEIATSYGHFIGGEFVDSSGSEALKTVNPATEQVLAEFAQGTEEDVERAVKAARKAFGDWSALPGSERAKYLYRIARIIQERSRELAVLESIDNGKPIKETRDFDLPMVAAWFFYYAGWADKLDYAGFGPNPRPVGVAAQVIPWNFPLMMLAWKIAPALATGNTVVLKPAETTPLTALRFAEICRQAGLPKGVVNIITGDGRTGAALTAHPDVNKVAFTGSTNVGRSIARQLAGSRKKLSLELGGKAANIVFDDAPIDQAVEGIVNGIFFNQGHVCCAGSRLLVQESIQDELLEALKRRMATLRLGDPLDKNTDIGAINSAAQLARITELTAAGEAEGAERWAPACELPSAGYWFKPTIFTGVSQAHRIAQEEIFGPVLSVLTFRTPDEAVAKANNTPFGLSAGIWTEKGSRILWMADKLKAGVVWANTFNKFDPTSPFGGYKESGYGREGGRHGLEPYLNVEARDV from the coding sequence ATGGCCAAGAACAAGAAGACCGAGGCCGAACTGCCGAAGAGCGGCCCGCTGTTCGACTACGCGCCGGCCCCCGAGTCGCCGGCCGCGGCAGGCGAGATCGCCACCTCCTACGGCCACTTCATCGGCGGCGAGTTCGTCGATTCCAGCGGTAGCGAGGCGCTCAAGACGGTCAACCCGGCCACCGAGCAGGTGCTGGCCGAGTTCGCCCAGGGCACCGAGGAGGACGTCGAGCGCGCGGTCAAGGCCGCCCGCAAGGCGTTCGGCGACTGGTCGGCGCTGCCCGGCAGCGAGCGCGCCAAGTACCTGTACCGGATCGCCCGGATCATCCAGGAGCGCTCGCGCGAGCTGGCCGTGCTGGAGTCGATCGACAACGGCAAGCCGATCAAGGAGACCCGCGACTTCGACCTGCCGATGGTCGCCGCGTGGTTCTTCTACTACGCGGGCTGGGCCGACAAGCTGGACTACGCCGGTTTCGGCCCGAACCCGCGCCCGGTGGGCGTGGCGGCGCAGGTCATCCCGTGGAACTTCCCGCTGATGATGCTGGCCTGGAAGATCGCCCCGGCGCTGGCCACCGGCAACACGGTCGTCCTCAAGCCGGCCGAGACCACCCCGCTGACCGCGCTGCGGTTCGCCGAGATCTGCCGCCAGGCGGGCCTGCCCAAGGGCGTCGTCAACATCATCACCGGTGACGGCCGCACCGGCGCCGCGCTCACCGCGCACCCGGACGTCAACAAGGTCGCCTTCACCGGCTCGACCAACGTCGGCCGTTCGATCGCCCGTCAGCTGGCCGGCAGCCGCAAGAAGCTGTCGCTGGAGCTGGGCGGCAAGGCCGCCAACATCGTCTTCGACGACGCGCCGATCGACCAGGCGGTCGAGGGCATCGTCAACGGCATCTTCTTCAACCAGGGCCACGTCTGCTGCGCGGGCTCGCGCCTGCTGGTCCAGGAGTCGATCCAGGACGAGCTGCTGGAGGCGCTCAAGCGCCGGATGGCCACCCTGCGCCTGGGCGACCCGCTGGACAAGAACACCGACATCGGCGCGATCAACTCGGCCGCCCAGCTGGCCCGGATCACCGAGCTGACCGCGGCCGGCGAGGCCGAGGGCGCCGAGCGCTGGGCTCCGGCCTGCGAACTGCCGTCCGCCGGTTACTGGTTCAAGCCGACCATCTTCACCGGCGTGAGCCAGGCGCACCGGATCGCCCAGGAGGAGATCTTCGGCCCGGTGCTCTCGGTGCTGACCTTCCGCACCCCGGACGAGGCGGTCGCCAAGGCCAACAACACCCCGTTCGGCCTCTCCGCCGGCATCTGGACGGAGAAGGGCTCGCGCATCCTCTGGATGGCCGACAAGCTCAAGGCCGGCGTGGTCTGGGCCAACACCTTCAACAAGTTCGACCCGACCTCGCCGTTCGGCGGCTACAAGGAGTCGGGCTACGGCCGCGAGGGTGGCCGGCACGGTCTGGAGCCCTACCTGAATGTCGAGGCCCGAGATGTCTGA
- the deoC gene encoding deoxyribose-phosphate aldolase — protein sequence MSTVAANAPGAAGGGLSDVAASEASLRRFLHGLPGVDAVGLEARAASLGTRSIKTTAKAFAIDLAISMIDLTTLEGADTVGKVRALCTKGKHPDPSDPSAPQVAAICVYPDMVATAKAALAGTGIQVASVATAFPAGRAALPVKLADTADAVAAGADEIDMVIDRGAFLSGRYLDVFNEITAVKQACKRPDGTSAHLKVIFETGELQTYDNVRRVSWLAMLAGADFIKTSTGKVTVNATPPVTLLMLEAVRDFKAATGVQVGVKPAGGIKTTKDAMKYLVMVNETLGEDWLSPNWFRFGASSLLNDLLMQRQKLRTGRYSGPDYVTVD from the coding sequence ATGTCCACTGTTGCAGCCAACGCCCCCGGCGCCGCGGGCGGCGGCCTGAGCGACGTCGCCGCCTCGGAGGCCTCGCTCCGCCGCTTCCTGCACGGCCTGCCCGGCGTCGACGCCGTCGGCCTCGAAGCCCGCGCCGCCTCCCTCGGTACGCGTTCGATCAAGACGACGGCCAAGGCCTTCGCGATCGACCTCGCCATCTCGATGATCGACCTGACCACGCTGGAAGGCGCGGACACGGTCGGCAAGGTGCGCGCCCTGTGCACCAAGGGGAAGCACCCCGACCCGAGCGATCCGTCCGCCCCGCAGGTCGCCGCGATCTGCGTCTACCCGGACATGGTCGCCACCGCAAAGGCCGCGCTGGCCGGCACCGGGATCCAGGTGGCCTCGGTGGCCACCGCCTTCCCCGCCGGTCGCGCCGCACTTCCGGTCAAGCTCGCCGACACCGCCGACGCGGTGGCGGCCGGCGCCGACGAGATCGACATGGTGATCGACCGCGGCGCCTTCCTCTCCGGGCGCTACCTGGACGTCTTCAACGAGATCACCGCCGTCAAGCAGGCCTGCAAGCGCCCCGACGGGACCTCGGCCCACCTCAAGGTGATCTTCGAGACCGGCGAACTGCAGACCTACGACAACGTGCGCCGCGTCTCCTGGCTGGCCATGCTGGCCGGTGCCGACTTCATCAAGACCTCCACCGGCAAGGTCACCGTCAACGCCACTCCCCCGGTCACCCTGCTGATGCTGGAGGCCGTGCGCGACTTCAAGGCGGCCACCGGCGTGCAGGTCGGCGTGAAGCCGGCCGGCGGGATCAAGACCACCAAGGACGCGATGAAGTACCTGGTGATGGTCAACGAGACGCTCGGCGAGGACTGGCTGAGCCCCAACTGGTTCCGCTTCGGCGCCTCCAGCCTGCTCAACGATCTGCTGATGCAGCGTCAGAAGCTGCGCACCGGCCGGTACTCCGGTCCCGACTACGTGACGGTGGACTGA